ACGAGATCTACCAATCCCATGAAGCAGACATCTGTCATCATATGAGCCGCTACGAACTGCCGGGACTGAGCTGCGAAAAACGGGTCAGCGGACCGTTAAGTGTCGGCGACCTGCTCCTCAACCGCTGTGCGGATGTCGGTGCCGATCTCCTGGTCATGGGCGCGACCATGCAATCGCGGCGCGGGTTTCAGACCCTTGGCGATACCGGCCGGCACCTGCTTCAGCATATGACCGTCCCGGTGCTGATGTCCCATTAATTGGCTGTTCTAAAGGCTTCGGATTGCAGCCTGAGCTGCAACGAAGCTCGACCGGCGGTTCGACCGCAGAAAAAAGATCGTGCTGGATTCTCAACAGTTTTCTGAAATCATTGCTTCCGTCGGTACCGGTGGCGCGATCATCGGTCCGACCGGCAGCGTTATATGGGCCTGGGGATCGCTGGCAGCGCATTACCTTCCCGAGCAGGAATTACCGCTGACCTGCCCTCGTCTCAACGCTGCTGTGCGGCTGGTCCTCAACCGCGGTGAAAGCCAGTTTGTCACCGCCCTGGAAAAGGATCTGGCCGATCAAATGGCCTGGCTCGGACCGCAGGAGATGCCGGACGGCCGCGGCGTGCTGATCGTCCTGATGGAGAACCGGCCGTTGCAGCAGCTGACCCGGGAAAATGACGCCATTATCGACTGCTCCTCCGACGGCCTCTTTGTCTGTGACGGAAAAGGTTTTATCTTACGGGTCAACCCTGCTTCCGCCCGCATCAACAACGCTCCTCCCGATCGACTGATCGGACGACATTATCTCGATGTTGCCGCCGATGGGCTGGTCATCCTCCCGTCAGCTGCCCTGGAAGCCATTAAAAACCGTGCCCAGGTCAGCCTGCTGCAGGAAAACCGCTACGGTCGCAAACTGATTTCCACGGGCACCCCGGTTTTCGACGATAACAACGAACTGATCCGCGTGGTGGTCAGTGAAAAGGACATCACCGAAATCGACCGCCTGCAACACGAGTTGGAAGAACAGCAGGCTCTCGGCAACCAGTTCCGCCATCAGGTGCGGGAACTCCAGCAGCAGCAGCTGGCCGACCTGGCGATCATTGCCGAAAGTCCGAGCATGATCAAAACCCTCCAGCAAGCGCTCAAGCTCAGTGAAGTCGACTCAACGGTCCTGCTGCTGGGGGAATCCGGTGTCGGCAAGGGACTGATCGCGGACCTTATTCATAAGAACTCCACCCGCGCCGGGCAACCGATCATCAAGCTGAACTGCGGCGCCATCCCGGAGTCGCTCATCGAAGCCGAGCTGTTCGGCTATGAAAAAGGGGCCTTCACCGGTGCGGTGGGCAACAAGCCGGGCTATCTGGAACTGGCCGACGGCGGCACCATCTTCCTTGACGAAATCGCCGAGCTGCCGCAGGGCTCGCAGGTTAAACTGTTACGGTTCATGGAGGACGGCCAGGTTACCCGCCTCGGCAGCACCAAAAGCAGGCGGGTCAATGTGCGGATTCTCGCCGCGACCAATCGCGACCTCGAACTGATGATCCGCCAGGGACAGTTTCGAACCGATCTCTACTACCGGCTCAGTGTCATCCCTATCAACATTCCTCCCTTGCGCGAACGGCGCGACTGCCTGGTTCCATTGATCAACAGTTTCATTACCCGTTTCGCCGAGCGGATCGGTAAACCGAAACGGCTGACCCCGGCAGCCATCGACGTCCTCTGTCAATACAATTACCCGGGCAACGTTCGTGAGCTGATGAATATCTGTGAGCGGCTGGTGGTCATGGCCGAGGGCGAGCTGATTGACGTCGATGAACTGCCCCAGACCGTCATCGCCCAGAACGAAAACAGCGTCGGCATCTTCCTCACCGAATGGCCCCGCGAAATGACCATGGAACAGATCGTCGAAAGCGTGGAACGGCATGTTATTCTGAAGACCGCTCAACGCTTTCACAAACAGCTCGATATCGCGGCCGAACTGGGCATGAGCCAG
This genomic window from Pelobacter seleniigenes DSM 18267 contains:
- a CDS encoding sigma-54 interaction domain-containing protein — encoded protein: MLDSQQFSEIIASVGTGGAIIGPTGSVIWAWGSLAAHYLPEQELPLTCPRLNAAVRLVLNRGESQFVTALEKDLADQMAWLGPQEMPDGRGVLIVLMENRPLQQLTRENDAIIDCSSDGLFVCDGKGFILRVNPASARINNAPPDRLIGRHYLDVAADGLVILPSAALEAIKNRAQVSLLQENRYGRKLISTGTPVFDDNNELIRVVVSEKDITEIDRLQHELEEQQALGNQFRHQVRELQQQQLADLAIIAESPSMIKTLQQALKLSEVDSTVLLLGESGVGKGLIADLIHKNSTRAGQPIIKLNCGAIPESLIEAELFGYEKGAFTGAVGNKPGYLELADGGTIFLDEIAELPQGSQVKLLRFMEDGQVTRLGSTKSRRVNVRILAATNRDLELMIRQGQFRTDLYYRLSVIPINIPPLRERRDCLVPLINSFITRFAERIGKPKRLTPAAIDVLCQYNYPGNVRELMNICERLVVMAEGELIDVDELPQTVIAQNENSVGIFLTEWPREMTMEQIVESVERHVILKTAQRFHKQLDIAAELGMSQPTVARKLHKYGIDLHTLLYQR